One Cyanobacteria bacterium FACHB-DQ100 DNA segment encodes these proteins:
- a CDS encoding DegT/DnrJ/EryC1/StrS family aminotransferase — protein sequence MKPISNLPGLRIRPIITGAWYNRVNTIPPFDLSEQFKSIGAEINQAVLEVLASGRYIGGAAIEKFETQFAQYIGSEIAIACNSGTDALFLAFRALGIGAGDEVITSPFTFIATAETISAVGATPVFIDIDPNTFNLDLDQIESAITAKTKAIVPVHLFGQPVDMTGLMAIANAHNLFVIEDCAQATGAEWAGKRVGSIGQIGCFSFYPTKNLGACGDGGAITTNDPKLAAKLKMLRDHGRYSGYYHEELGVNSRLDAVQAVILQIKLRYLDRWNQQRQAIADRYHSLLGPIPGITAPQSLEGGLSVWNQYTIRVEHEHSVQQSYRDKLKNDLQAKGVNTMIYYPLPLHLQPVYKSLGYQPGQLPESDRAANQVLSLPMFPELSHEQQNQVVYSLKDCLG from the coding sequence ATGAAACCAATCTCAAACCTTCCCGGTCTAAGAATAAGACCAATCATTACAGGTGCGTGGTACAACCGAGTGAATACAATTCCCCCGTTTGATCTGTCCGAGCAATTCAAATCCATTGGTGCAGAGATTAATCAGGCTGTTTTAGAAGTGCTGGCATCCGGTCGATACATTGGCGGAGCCGCGATCGAGAAGTTTGAAACTCAGTTTGCCCAATACATTGGTTCTGAAATTGCGATCGCCTGTAACTCTGGCACGGATGCACTATTTCTCGCCTTTCGAGCGCTTGGCATTGGCGCAGGCGATGAAGTGATTACCTCTCCCTTTACCTTTATCGCCACCGCAGAAACGATTAGCGCAGTCGGTGCCACTCCAGTGTTTATCGACATTGATCCGAATACCTTTAACCTCGACCTCGATCAAATCGAATCCGCTATCACCGCAAAAACGAAAGCGATCGTTCCGGTGCATCTGTTCGGTCAGCCGGTTGATATGACGGGATTAATGGCGATCGCCAACGCTCACAACTTGTTTGTAATCGAAGACTGTGCCCAAGCAACCGGGGCGGAATGGGCAGGAAAACGAGTCGGTAGCATTGGTCAAATCGGCTGTTTTAGCTTTTATCCAACCAAAAATCTCGGTGCCTGCGGTGATGGTGGCGCAATCACGACTAATGATCCAAAGCTTGCAGCGAAATTGAAAATGCTGCGCGACCACGGACGCTATAGCGGCTACTATCACGAAGAATTAGGCGTAAATAGTCGCCTCGATGCGGTTCAAGCGGTAATCTTGCAAATCAAACTTCGCTATCTCGATCGCTGGAACCAACAGCGTCAAGCCATCGCCGATCGCTATCATTCTCTGCTTGGCCCCATTCCTGGAATTACTGCGCCTCAGTCGCTTGAGGGGGGCTTAAGCGTTTGGAATCAATACACGATCCGGGTTGAGCACGAGCACTCCGTGCAGCAAAGCTACCGCGACAAGCTCAAGAACGATCTGCAAGCCAAGGGCGTGAACACGATGATTTATTACCCGCTTCCCTTGCACTTGCAGCCTGTTTACAAGTCGCTGGGCTATCAACCAGGACAACTCCCGGAAAGCGATCGTGCCGCTAATCAAGTCCTGTCGCTGCCTATGTTCCCCGAACTCTCGCACGAACAGCAGAACCAAGTTGTTTACAGTTTGAAAGATTGTTTGGGTTAA
- the fetB gene encoding iron export ABC transporter permease subunit FetB, with amino-acid sequence MNLAIQAVWAIGLILAAFALSSWQRLGLEGSLILAAGRAVIQLAVVGYVLAVVFAPPQSPVLIVFVLVVLLIVSAIVTRNRISQKLPILPWIIGSFLMTTIVTVAYVQAIVVQPQTWYEPRFLIPLGAIVLSQAMNAATISGERFFTALNSHTLEIETHLSLGATPQQAIAHYRKEAIRAGVLPVINTMSIVGLATLPELLSGQLLGGADPIQATAVQIVVLFMVAFATVLVTLLVVHGIGRQFFNTQAQLIRW; translated from the coding sequence ATGAATTTGGCGATTCAGGCAGTTTGGGCGATCGGATTAATTTTGGCGGCGTTTGCGCTTTCTTCGTGGCAACGGTTGGGGTTAGAAGGCAGCTTAATTCTGGCGGCGGGACGTGCAGTAATTCAATTAGCAGTGGTCGGCTATGTTTTAGCGGTTGTCTTTGCGCCGCCTCAGAGTCCAGTTTTAATTGTGTTTGTGTTGGTGGTATTGCTGATTGTCAGCGCGATCGTCACTCGAAATCGGATTAGCCAAAAGTTACCGATTCTACCTTGGATTATTGGGTCGTTTTTGATGACTACGATTGTCACTGTTGCGTATGTTCAAGCGATCGTGGTGCAGCCACAAACCTGGTATGAACCGAGGTTTTTGATTCCGTTGGGAGCGATCGTTCTTTCTCAGGCGATGAATGCCGCAACGATTTCAGGGGAGCGGTTTTTTACGGCGTTAAATTCTCATACGTTAGAAATTGAAACGCATTTGAGTCTAGGGGCGACTCCGCAACAGGCGATCGCGCACTATCGCAAAGAGGCAATTCGGGCGGGAGTGTTGCCTGTGATTAATACAATGTCGATCGTGGGATTGGCAACCCTGCCAGAACTGTTAAGCGGTCAGCTTTTGGGGGGTGCAGATCCGATTCAGGCAACAGCAGTTCAAATTGTTGTGCTGTTTATGGTGGCATTTGCGACGGTGTTGGTAACGCTACTGGTTGTTCATGGAATTGGGCGACAATTTTTTAACACTCAGGCACAGTTAATCCGATGGTGA
- a CDS encoding circadian clock protein KaiB, with protein MTSQFYRSIPAFFKGIALFTPGGDLIYCIDPDKKGRWHLNLCSAIQDALELPEPPHFLVPCYTATLDRWFDARAQQVRVFAETYPPVFRYRSLLNRVFEAGDLVWQIAPSQEICDPMILENYRSQFPQLWENHDLVMRYEPVPPPQSAAPVSPYPQGYVLRLFVSGYSAATARILQNLHALLEQSLDSPYTLKVIDIFKHPEQAESDQISATPTLIKVYPRPVRRIVGNLDDADRVLRLLGALDEGRQE; from the coding sequence TTGACTTCTCAGTTTTACCGATCGATTCCCGCATTTTTCAAAGGCATCGCTCTCTTTACGCCAGGAGGGGATCTAATCTACTGCATTGATCCTGACAAAAAGGGGCGATGGCACTTAAATTTGTGTTCTGCAATTCAAGATGCGCTAGAACTTCCTGAACCGCCGCATTTCCTCGTGCCTTGCTATACAGCAACGCTCGATCGCTGGTTTGATGCGAGAGCGCAGCAGGTTCGGGTGTTCGCAGAAACCTATCCGCCTGTGTTTCGCTATCGATCGTTGTTAAATCGGGTGTTTGAAGCGGGTGATTTAGTTTGGCAGATTGCGCCGTCGCAAGAAATTTGCGATCCAATGATTCTAGAAAACTATCGTTCTCAATTTCCGCAGCTTTGGGAGAATCACGATTTAGTCATGCGCTATGAGCCAGTTCCGCCGCCTCAATCTGCTGCGCCTGTCTCTCCCTATCCACAAGGCTATGTGTTGCGATTGTTCGTATCGGGCTACAGTGCTGCAACAGCAAGAATTTTACAGAACTTACACGCGCTTCTAGAACAATCGCTTGATAGCCCATATACGCTAAAAGTGATTGATATTTTCAAGCATCCAGAGCAAGCAGAATCCGATCAGATTTCGGCAACGCCTACACTAATAAAAGTGTATCCGCGTCCGGTACGTCGAATTGTGGGAAATTTGGACGATGCCGATCGCGTTTTACGCTTGCTAGGCGCACTGGATGAAGGACGGCAAGAATGA
- the cofH gene encoding 7,8-didemethyl-8-hydroxy-5-deazariboflavin synthase subunit CofH — MIDAILEKALSGIDLSPAEGVRLLQAKSEEIEQIRQVSDRLRHQQSGDTVTYVINRNINYTNICEQHCSFCAFRRDEGDEGAYWLDWSQILEKATDAVRRGATEICMQGGLNLTAKINDSSLRYYQNLVNTIKSEFPQLHLHAFSPQEVQFIAREDHLTFAEVIAALRDAGVDSMPGTAAEVLDDQVRKVLCPEKIDAETWIEIVRTTHEQGVPTTSTMLSGHIETPEQQIQHLEKLRSLQQSAQRSGYTGITEFILLPFVGQEAPKPLRRRVGRDQPVLSDALLLTAVARIYLGNWIPNHQPSWVKLGLSGAVEALNWGCNDIGGTLMEEHITTMAGAIGGTCMEVETLQSAIASLDRPYQQRDTLYRPIALYRSVV, encoded by the coding sequence ATGATTGACGCAATTTTAGAGAAAGCACTCTCAGGAATTGATTTATCTCCCGCAGAAGGGGTGAGGCTACTGCAAGCAAAGTCCGAAGAGATTGAGCAGATTCGGCAGGTGAGCGATCGATTACGGCATCAACAATCGGGCGACACTGTTACTTATGTGATCAATCGCAACATCAACTACACCAATATCTGTGAGCAACACTGTAGTTTTTGTGCGTTTCGCAGAGATGAGGGTGATGAAGGGGCTTACTGGTTAGATTGGTCGCAGATTTTAGAGAAAGCGACAGATGCGGTAAGACGCGGTGCGACTGAGATTTGTATGCAGGGTGGATTAAATCTGACTGCAAAGATTAACGATAGTTCACTACGGTACTATCAAAACCTAGTCAATACAATTAAATCCGAGTTTCCGCAGCTACATCTTCATGCGTTTTCACCGCAGGAAGTCCAGTTTATTGCGCGAGAGGATCATTTAACCTTTGCGGAAGTAATTGCAGCATTGAGAGATGCAGGGGTGGATTCGATGCCCGGAACGGCTGCGGAAGTGTTGGATGACCAGGTTCGCAAGGTTCTATGTCCTGAGAAGATTGATGCTGAAACCTGGATTGAGATTGTTCGGACAACACACGAACAGGGTGTTCCAACAACCAGCACAATGCTATCTGGACATATTGAAACACCAGAACAGCAGATTCAGCATCTCGAAAAGCTCCGATCGCTCCAACAATCGGCGCAACGATCGGGTTACACCGGAATCACAGAATTCATTTTGCTCCCATTTGTCGGGCAGGAAGCTCCGAAACCTCTGCGTCGTCGCGTTGGGCGCGATCAGCCTGTGTTATCTGATGCGTTATTGTTAACGGCTGTAGCTCGAATTTACCTGGGCAATTGGATTCCGAATCATCAACCGAGTTGGGTGAAATTAGGACTCTCTGGAGCGGTGGAAGCCTTGAACTGGGGCTGTAATGACATTGGCGGAACCTTGATGGAAGAACACATCACCACAATGGCGGGCGCGATCGGCGGAACCTGCATGGAAGTAGAAACTTTGCAAAGCGCGATCGCGTCTCTCGATCGACCTTATCAACAGAGAGATACACTGTATCGACCGATCGCGCTCTATCGTTCTGTTGTTTAA